The Brassica rapa cultivar Chiifu-401-42 chromosome A10, CAAS_Brap_v3.01, whole genome shotgun sequence genome segment TTTAGTAACACAGAACATTTTCTGAAactttaattttgttaaaataacaaaaagtaCATAGTTAAATGTTTTAGTGAAAATTATAAGCTGGATAAAGATCCATACTTTTGGATTATATGGTACATTTGCAAAGTGATAAACAATAAGTTATTCAAAGAACTAGATAGGGACCCATTGAAAAATGTGCTGAAGTCGAATTTcatgtctggtttgaagctaCTCGTAAACAAGAAGAACCAGCGGAAATACAATATCCTAAACAAATAACAATCTCTTAGCGATATATGATAGATGGATCATGGTCTGCTTTTCAACTGAGTTGAAAGAACTGATCAAGctgaaaaataaatttgcagAGTTCTCGATTGTTTTTATTTCTCGTACTGAAAAAATAATGTCTCATTCATTAGCCAAAATAACAAAATCTTTTCATAGGAACATGTACTATGTTAGTTGTTTTGTTCCAGTGTGATTCTAAAGATTCCGCAAGTTTGATTAATAGAATTAGTCGTTTGAATAAATAATGTCTCAGTGAAACAAACATATACAAAACTATCATTTTAAATGCATCCTAgctaaaaattatttactttagcttcttttttttctttcgtttTGCCTATTAGTAATTAGCAGTgtgaagtaaaagaaaaaagctGGACAATAATAATTCTGGAACCGTCTCGATTTGGGGCAAGCAGAGCAAAACCCCAGCATGGCGATCATCTCAGAGGTTGAAGAGGAAAGCAGCAGCCGACCCTCGATGCTGCCGTTCAGGGCGACCTTCGATTCTTCCGACCCATTAGGTTTCTTGCAGAAAGTGTTCGACTTTCTCGGCGAACAGAGCGATTACCTCAAGAAACCCTCCGCGGAGGAGGAGATCGCCGCCGTGGTAAGGGCAGCCAAGGAGAAATTGAATAAAGCGGAGAAGGAGAGTGTTGAGAAGAAGCCTGCTGATCCTGTTGAGGTGAAGGACAGTGTGAAGCCCACCATGGCTGCGTCAAGCTCAAAGCCTTTGGAAGATAAGAAAGATGGTCCCATTGGTAAATATcaaatctttttcttttaaagaagAGATCTTTTCACATTTGTGTGTTCATTGGTCTTGATCATATGATATTGGAGAGGAGTTTTAGCGTTTGAATCAATGAACTTGCTCTTCTTAGGTATCAAGGCATCATCAGTATTTTTTAGTTCTTTATCATGTGTTATATCATTCTTGTGTCAACTTGTATAAAACGACTATGATCCTTGGAGAGGAGTCTTTAGCTTGAACCAGTGAACTGTTTAGTCGATCCATCATCAGTGTTCACCTATCACCAGTGTTAATATCAACCACTTGAGGAGGAAATTTTTGAGTTCTGGAACATTGATGTCTCTCTTGTCTACTAAGTGTATTTGATGAGCATCGCTTTTCTCTTGTTCGGTGgagttaaatttgtgttttgTTTCTAATCTATGCAGTTCCTAACAAAGGTAATGGAACTGATCTTGAGAACTACTCATGGGTCCAGACTCTCCAGGAGGTCACAGTTAATATTCCAGTGCCTACTGGCACTAAAGCACGCTCTGTTGTTTGTGAGATTAAGAAGAACCGTCTTAAGCTTGGTCTCAAAGGGCAGGATCCAATCATCGATGTAAGTTCATCTGCTATTGTCTTATCATATAAACTTTTTTAATTCCATCCCTTCTGCTAAAATTTGCAATCTGTCAAATGGTATTATAGGGAGAGCTCTACCGACCTGTGAAGCCTGATGACTGTTACTGGAATATCGGTATAATTCTCTCAGTGGTATAAGACTGATgactttatttttttggtaggCAATATAATTCTCTCAATGCTACTTTGTTTGCAGAGGATCAGAAGATGATATCCATTTTGTTGACTAAGCAAGATCAGATGGAGTGGTGGAAATGCTGTGTGAAAGGTGAACCTGAAATCGATACCCAGAAAGTTGAACCAGAGAACAGTAAACTAGCTGACCTTGACCCTGAAACTCGCTCCACTGTTGAGAAAATGATGGTAACTTTTGTCTTTATCTAATCCCTTCTTCAAGTGTTTTGTTCATTTCCTTTTGTGACACTGAAGcttctttttcttgttcttgGTATCTCTAGTTTGATCAAAGGCAAAAGCAGATGGGTCTTCCAACAAGCGACGAGCTACAGAAGCAAGACATTCTCAAGAAATTCATGTCTCAGGTAAACAAACACATCCCCCTGAAACATGTGTATCTTCGGTTCTCATCACACTTGTCTTTTCTTTATACTGAACGGTGTTCTTCTTTTCGATTCTTTACATGCAGCATCCAGAGATGGACTTCACAAACGCAAAGATAAACTGATCCTCGTGTAGCCTTGTTTTACTTCCTTCACCATCTTGTCTCTCGTTTCATCTTTGAAAACCTTACCTTTGTTCCTTTGAACTGCTTTTGTTTTGTCTACTTGAAAGCATAGTTTCATCTGCAAATACATGTTGGGTTATTCCTCTAAGCCCTATGGTTCGGTTTTTGTTTATTGAAGCTTTTCTTAAAATCATGTTGATCCTTGGTATTACATGAGTCAGCTCTTAAACCGGACAAAACTTGGAATCGTTGTACTTTTATGTTCGATTGCGTCCTCTCTACTGCTTCTTTGATACGTGACGGTGTGGTGCGACACATGGGACTACTTCAATACGTAATGAAGCTGCCGTTTTCGGTAAAAATATGAACCGGGACCACGTGACACGTTGGTGGTCCAGCCCCGGTTAAGTTTGGAATGtggtccacgttgttgttgtcGTTCCTCTACAACCTTCTTTCTTTAACTTCACAAAAGGAATAATGAAACCCACCAATGTACTTGCGTAAATGCAATACCAACGTCCTTCATTTGCATAAAACGCATTCACTTTGAAAGCAAAAGATCCTTTCCTCAGTGTTGTCATGGCATGTGTCCAATTTTCTGCAAGATTTTAGGCTATGAATGGTGGTTAGGTTCCCCGTTTGAACACAAATAATTGAGTGCAACTGTAACCGGGGTGTGTAAACTATTTTTTCTCGTCGTAAACTTCACTTGAATTATTTTTCCAAACAAGaccattttgtttttgaaacacttttttttttgaaacacctaACAATaccatatatatttgaaatatgaCTCAGAATATGACGTAAGTGAGCCACTCATCTAACTAGCTGGCTTAACCTTATTAGTTCAGCTTATAATTAGCCTCTGTGACATTTTATATGACCATGATAATACGGTAGCTCAGGATTTCTGGTTATataaaagattttaaattaaaatataggaTTCCGGTCCAGAACATTGTCGTCCAATGGTAATAATGAACTTCTTCCTACACGCAGGGTGAGAGTTGGAACTCTGCCGTAGAGAACTACTGCACGGTTGTCTCTGGACACCTTACACAGATATGGATTCTTGCTTTGGCCTATTTACAAATCCGATATGCGAGTCTACCCGGAGGTCACACACCGCCAAAAAATTAGTCTGGGTCTGTTTGTGTCTGTGATCTACTCCTAAGTTATCAAAAATAATTAGAGGTGTTTTTTACTCGTGGACTAATAAAAGACCAGGTCCCGATTATTAGAAAGCTTGACAGAACGCTATCAAATGATGATATATGGTGAGAGGTTTATCGAGAAGCAGTTGGTTCTTTTGAAGCTCCGGGGGACTCTGATCATTCTCCATGTGTTGTAGATTTCTCCACGGAAGAAGTATGAAGGAAGTCTaccttcaaatatttttcttttatagaaACACACCCTCACTTCATGTCAGAAATGAAATCAACTTGGGAAGAGGAACTGCAGGTTGGCTCGAAATAATTTACCCTAGGCTAGCGTCTTAAAAAGGTGAAAAAGTTTTGTCGTAAATTGAATAAAGAAGGTTTTGGGAATATCCAGCCGAAGGCAAGTAAAGCTATGCATGCGTTAAAGGATGTTTAGGAGCAGATACTTACTACATCGACTGAGTCTCTGCTTAGAGGATTTTGTATTCGTAAGAAATGGCTTTTCTTTGAGCCTGCACAAGCTATATTCTTCAATAAGAAAGCTCGCATTAGATGGCTCACGTGTGGAGATGCAAACACATGGTTCTTTCACAAAGCTCTGATAGCATATCAGATTAGAAATGCCATTAATTACTTGATGGATGCTACAAATCAGAGAGTTAACAATCCCCTACAAATCAAAGAAATTGTACTTTCAGAATCCGTTGGGTACTGTGGATGAGCAGGTGAATACGATGACAATTAAAGAAATTCAGGATCTATGGGTTTAGATGTACGGCGGAGGTGGATGTGGAGCTTATTAAAATTTCATCATAGGAGGATATCAGTGATGTATTCCGTGGTATGCCAAAGAACAAGGCTCCATGCCCAGATGGGTTTGCAGTAGAGTTCTATTGGGAAGCTTTGGAAGTTGTAGGAGTAGATACAATTGCAGCAGTAagggagtttttttttgtttcaggaaaatgttaaaaaatttaatgcTAATGCGATTTTCTAATCCCAAAGATTATAGGAGCTGACAGGCTTACTCTGTTTAGGCTAATCTCATTATGCTCAACGATATACAAGGTCATTGCAAGGATTTTGAAAAAGAAGATGAAGCTGTTCATTGCAGAGGTAATGCAGAGAGACCAAGTTGGTTTTGTACAGGATAGACTTCTATGTGAAAACGTGATTTTGTCATCAGAGCTAGTGAATGACTTTCATACTCATAGCCCTACTAGAAGAGGCTGCTTGAAGATCGATTTCTCTAAGGCTTACGACAAACTGAGCCTGGAATTTGTAACTAATACTCTTATTGCCCTTGATCTACCGCCCAAGTTTGTTAAGTAGCTGCGAGTGTTACATGACTACATCCTACAACATTGTGGTTAATGGAGAACTCAATGGTTATTTACACGGCCGTACGTGATTAATGCAACATGATTCGATTTTGTCTTTGCTTTTTGTTATGGCAATGGATGTTTTGTCAAAGATTTTGGATAAAAGAGCAATGAATTGGGTCTTCAGATTACATCTTGAGTGTGGAGCTCCCTTAGTCACAAAATTTGTTGACGATGTGTTAATGTTCTTCGAAGAAGAATTTTTTAGAGGAATACTTCAAATTTTGGAGGAATTTAAATCAGTTTCAGGTCTGAGTATTAACAGAAGAAAAACAGAGCTTTTGCTGGACGGAGGCAGTAACGAGAGGTGTAGAGATTCGGCAGAGGCAATTGGTATTTCTCAGGGAGAGACCTCAGGGATCTCTCCCGATTAGATATCTTGGAGTTTATATATCCTccaagaagacgaagaagtCTGACTTTCAGCCACTACTGGACAAGATTGGAGCTAGGTTTAACTCCTGGACAAGTGAGGCACTTGTCTTTCGTTGGAAGATTTCAGTTAATACAAGCAGTTATATATTCTACCATATCTTATTCAATCTTTATTATTCTTAATGACTGTATTTGGGAATTGAATAGGAtgtgtaatgttttttttatggaGGGGGTGCGCCAAGTTCAGAAAGaatcatttaatagatattaatataaaaaatttaatatatatgttaatatcatttaaaatttaattatatatcatatcaaataaaaaattgtttggattagtaaaattgatttaattttattttcgcactaatttaattatatatgtaatagttaatgacttttaattattaaatatatatttattatttcatgtaaaaatatataatatatataattatttatatatataatgtcttacgcggatcttaacctagtatatattataactgCATCTAAATTAACCACTTCCACTAATAACGAATTTAATGCAACCGTAATATTCCCTTTTATTAGAACTAACCGTAATGTacttatactattaaaaattgAGAGGTATAATATTATTCACGTGGATATATAGCCTTCGTGAAATATTCCTTTGATGATGATCAACTATTCTACATACAAtcattaataaaaatacatatacaacCCAAATACAAACCCACTTTTAATAATAACCACCATTCGAcgtcaaataataataataataataataataaccacCTTCTAAATACCACATGGAATCGTCACACTGCTTCTAAATATaaaacttgatatatatattactccATAATTGTAGGAACTTCAATATTTATCCCAAAAAATAATATCACGTATATGCTTTTCTTTATTCAAAAgggtaattatatttttgtattttttctttacTCCTATTTGTACCTAAATATATGACCATATCTAATTTAAATTCGGagtatttatttaacaaaaaaaaacatttcaggAATCAAATAGATTATTTTCATCTCAATTTCGAAATATGGTTATCTAACCACTACGTTAAGATAACCCTACGTTATATAactgtatataaattatatttctttaacatataaaaaaaaattacagaaaaatgttacatatttacaaaaacataaaaaacaaaaaattacaaaccAACATTATACCCGCGGGTCAAGATGTAGAAcatacaaatatgattacaacgAAACGGGTATACGGACATATGATTATAAAGAACCGAGCAAACGCCGGATCAACTTTtaaattgttattattttataaaataggtTTTGATTACGATTtatacacaaatatgattagaaagaaaaacacaaatatgattacaaaaacaaatacaaatataaaaattaaatttaaaaaaaaattaaaacaaaaatatacctgCCTTTTAAAGggcagatcaaaatctagtaattgtattaaaatagttgGACACGACTAATATCAACAGGGCATGATCCagatttaatagtattgatggtAATTTCAAAAGTTATATGCCGTTGTCAAATAGCCCACTACCCAAAGAAATAGGGAGTTACATTTTTTTACATCAGATAAGTAGttatgttttaaacttttaaaaccATAATATTAGATGCTACATAAATTAAGAagttattttttcctttttggaaGAGTAAAACATGTAAATAATTAGTTGGACACAACTAATATCAACAGGGCATGATCCagatttaatagtattgatgttaATTTCAAAAGTTATATGCGGTTGTCAAATAGCCCACTACCCAaagaaatagatttttttaCATCAGATAATTagttatgtttttaacttttaaaactataatattAGATGCTACATAAATTaagaagttatttttttttcctttttggaaGAGTAAAACATGTAAATAATTAGTTGGACACAACTAATATCAACAGGGCATGATCTagatttaatagtattgatactTTAAAGCATCTCCGGTATTTAGTATATGAGTTTCAACAAATAATAAAACACCAAatttcaaattagttatgaagTGAATACGAAATTAGAAAATGTTAATATAGAGAAAACCTAATCATTGAACAGAAAAAGATTACCACATTATACCCACTCTTAGAAATCACTATTTATTATGTGAATGCAGAAATCACAAAGTTCTAAAATAGTAATACACATGCAGAGAAAGAACTATTAAATGTATAAAGAACTACTTAATGGTGCGCCATCAAAAACCCAATCAGTGGCATAAAAGACATTATATATGATAATAATTTTGGgtttcaaacatttttttttcgtttCTCCATAAACGTTTCTCACATGTGCcaacaaaaaaagtttcaagCAAATGTACTCGTCATATGACTTATATATGTGGTATACAAATTTTTGACAAAAAGAACTATATAAATATCAGATTTCAAATGTTATTTTGATAGAGTTtcttataaaacaaatattctaGGATTTATTTGacaaataataaaagaaacagGGAAATTAAATTTGTAGAAAGAAGGTAAAAAGAGATAAGcaaagaaaataagaaagagATAGTGATTTTGGGTAGTTAGTGAAATTGtgtggtttttttttggttatttgacCTAATTTCCCAATTTGTAAACTGTCATCAACAAATTTAGCTATGTCCAAACGCAAAAATAAAGTTGTGCTAAATTAAAGTAAATGTTGTCTAGTTACGAGGCAGTTTCTTTATGTGTAAAAGCACAAACATCTCTCCAGCTgtattcttttatatatagatacCCATCTTTTTCGTATTCATATTCCTAATTTATTCCTCTCTTTTTGATCGTTTTAGAATACTCTTTTCAtgcttaccaaaaaaaaaaagaatactcTTTTCATTGCTTTTACTTTTACTTTAATTAAAACTAAGAATCAACctattagaaaaaaatacatatacaaaaaatagCCTATCTTAGATAATTAGCCAATCATTGTTGATACAAATCTTCAACTAGCTAGAAATCTTTTTATGACACTTGATGttgtcttttattttttcaagtACATGTCATGTaaggaaatattttaaatttttgattttgttattttattcatCGTAAAAGCATAATGTATTTTTCTcactaaatgtttttttatagaTTAAATCATTTACAATTGTACGCCACACATATAGAGGGATAAAAATattacttcaaatatagagtaaaattaTTCATTTACTATATTTTAGAATTAAATTTTCAATGATCCTtcactttttatatatttcattttatctaaataaatttatatattaatataacttt includes the following:
- the LOC103844816 gene encoding protein BOBBER 1, whose protein sequence is MAIISEVEEESSSRPSMLPFRATFDSSDPLGFLQKVFDFLGEQSDYLKKPSAEEEIAAVVRAAKEKLNKAEKESVEKKPADPVEVKDSVKPTMAASSSKPLEDKKDGPIVPNKGNGTDLENYSWVQTLQEVTVNIPVPTGTKARSVVCEIKKNRLKLGLKGQDPIIDGELYRPVKPDDCYWNIEDQKMISILLTKQDQMEWWKCCVKGEPEIDTQKVEPENSKLADLDPETRSTVEKMMFDQRQKQMGLPTSDELQKQDILKKFMSQHPEMDFTNAKIN